The genomic stretch TGTTTATTCATATGTTTTAGAATATGCTGTTGTTTTTACACGAGTCTGCTAAATTTTGATGTCTTCATTGTACAGCTGAAGAACCACATAATTTACCGCCTGACACTATGTTGCaaaatgaaagagaaggtaGTACATTGAAATATGAATCATGCCTTTTACAGGCTGTTTAATACTAAAgctgatttttaaaaagaaccCATGATTTACAGGTTATTTAGATATGGGGGATCCAGATTTTGAGTGCGAGCACTGTGGCGCTAGGTTCTGGTATGATGAACGAATTGATAGACATTATAATTCAAGAAATCCTAAATTCACTTTATGTTGCCGTCGAGGTCAAGTGCAGCTACCAAGACTACAACAACCACCAGAAATTCTTGATGAGTTATTCTTTGGCTCAGATGCAAAAGCTATTCATTTCCAAAATAATACTCGCACATATAATAGCATGTTTGCTTTTACTTCGTTTGGGGGAAAATAGATAGATCCGTTAACAACAATAGTCGAGGACCCCCTACCTTCATTTTGCATGGTCAGAATTATCACCTTATGGGAAGTTTATTGCCTCAAGAAGGAGCGTCAGCAAAATTTGCTCAACTATACATTTATGACACTCAAAATGAGATTAAAAACCGGACTTCAGTTGTAAGGTATGATATAATAATGTTGCTTCATCtgaattttaaaacttttatgcAGTGTTTCAAAAATAATTACACAAGTTGCTTTTACTTTTCAGTTCTGACAAAGACGCAGATAAATGGAATGTTCACATAGTTTCAGACATTATACAAATGCTAGATACACATAATGTTCTTACCAAATCTTTTCGTTTGATGCGGGATGTCCTGACTAATAATCCCCAAACAAACATGCGTCTTAAGCTCATTGGAAAAAGAGGTAGAGATGGAagaacatacaacttgccatcaGTTGATGAGGTTGCAGGCTTGGTTGTCAGAGATTTTGATCCACATACACAAGGAAGGGATATTATTGTTGAAACAAAGTCTGGTGAACTTAAACGGATTTCTGAACTACATCCGTCATACCTAGGATTACAATACCCTTTATTGTTTCCATATGGTGAAGATGGTTGGAGGGAAAAAATTTCATTGAATATAGTTAACACCAATCCTAACAATGAAAGCTCCTATGTAAGTATGAGGGATTTCTTTGCTTTCAGAATACAACATAGAAATTTACGTGAGGGTGTTTTGATCTATTCTCGAAGACTTTTTCAACAATTCATAGTTGATGCCTACTCAATGATTGAAGCTTCTAGGTTGAAATATGTGTactcaaaacaaaaagaatttagAGCTGAAATCTATAAGGGactaaaagatgcaattctcaATGGAAAAACTGAAGCATCTAACATTGGAAAGCGCATTATTCTACCGGCAACCTTTACAGGTGGACCAAGATATATGATCCAAAATTATCAAGATGCAATGGCCATCTGCAGATCAATTGGTTATCCAGatttatttattacatttaCTTGCAATCCACAATGGGAAGAAATCAAACGTTATTGCAAAGAGACCAACTTGAAGCCTGAAGACAGACCTGATGTAATTTGCAGGTTATTCAAAGCAAAGTTGGAGAAGCTTATCAAAGACATtcataaaaatagaatttttggtGTTTCCAAAGCAggtaaataaattattatttaatcatttaaaaaaaaactacagTTTGAAAAAGTCAACTGATTGGTGTGTTTAACAACCTTTGCTTGCAGTGATATATACCATCGAGTTCCAGAAACGTGGATTGCCACATGCGCATATATTACTATTTCTTGCAGCAGAATATAAATATCCTTCTCCAGAAGATATTGACAAAATCATATCAGCTGAGATCCCAGATCCATTACATGATCCAAATTATTATGAAGCAGTTAAGCATTTTATGGTACATGGGCCATGTGGGCTTGCAAAGAAAAACTCCCCTTGCATGGAAAACGGTCAGTGCATTCGTCATTTTCCAAAAAAATTCGTTGATTTTACTACCATTGATCAGAATGGATATCCAATATATAGGCGTCGAGATGATAATAGAACCATTGAGGTTTCAGGTATTGAGTTGGATAATCGTTATGTTGTGCCTCATAATAGATTCCTATTGTTAAAATATGGTGCTCATATAAATGTTGAGTGGTGCAATCAATCACGTTCAATCAAGTATCTATTCAAGTACATTAACAAAGGAAATGATAGAGTAACAGCATCTTTCTATTCAAATTCAGCAGTTGATCGTCCTAATTTCATTGTAGATGAAATAAAAATGTTTTATTATTGTCGCTACATCTCTCCATGTGAATCTGCTTGGAGGATATTTGCATATGATATACATTATAGGAAACCATCAGTTGAACGGCTGAGTTTTCACTTGCCTGATGAGCAGACAGTTCTATTTGAAGATAACGACACATTGCAAACCACGGTAAACAGAGCAATAATCAAAGAATCAATGTTCATAGCATGGTTCAAAGCAAATGCAACTTATGAATCAGCCAGACTATTAACTTACAATGAATTCCCAACTCATTTTGTCTGGAAACGAAGCATCAGAACTTGGGAACCAAGAAAAAGTGCTCAAGTAATTGGTAGATTATTCTTTGTCCCACCATCATCCGGTGAATTATACTATCTTAGAATGCTATTGAATATTGTAAGAGGTCCAACAAGTTATGAAGATGTTAAAACATACAATGGTGTCATCTACTCTTCATTTAGAGATGCGTGTTATGCACGAGGTTTATTAGATGATGATCAAGAATATGTTGACGCAATTGAAGAAGCAAGTCACTGGGGATCTGGACACTATGTGCGCAAACTTTTTGCAACACTTTTATGGTCAAACACAATGGTACGACCTGAGGCCGTTTGGGAAAAAAGTTTTGGGCTATTATCAGATGGCATACTACATGATCATATCACCATGTTTAACTCACCAGGTTTTATTTccttatctaaaatttaatcCTACCTTTCTACTTTATATTTCTTATCTATAGCATACCTTTTGTATAATTATGCTTTTATACATATGTtacaaaatataagaaaagaaatgattttttttaacaaaaattattcATTACTGATTTCATACAAATCATATCATACTCATTGAAAGTTTTATTCATATTGCAGATTTGACTCTGTCTGAATCTGAGTTATTACAACTGACTCTGATTGAAATCGAGCAAATACTTAATAGTAACGGAAAGACACTGCGTGATTTTCCAACAATGCCATATCCTAATATGGAAAACATACACCTTCAACGGCGGGGAATTatgcaaaataaattaatactTGATGAACTATCTTATGATCGTGTTTTCTTAGCAGAACAACACAGTCAATACTTAGCacaaatgacatcggaacagaAGACCGTTTATGATAAAATTATTGCTGTCGTGAACTCAAATTCAGGAGGAGTTTTCTTTTTATATGGATATGGAGGTACAGGTAAGACTTTTATTTGGAAAACATTATCTGCTGCTATTAGGTCAAAAGGTGAAATTGTCTTAACAGTTGCTTCGAGTGGTATAGCATCTCTTTTATTACCTGGAGGAAGAACAGCTCATTCCAGATTTGCAATACCTCTTACTCCTGATGAATATTCTACTTGCAACATTAAACAAGGAAGTCCATTGGCAGAGTTAATTTCTGAAACAAAACTTATTATTTGGGATGAAGCACCAATGATGAATAAGTTCTGTTTTGAAGCACTAGATCGGACTATGAGAGACTTGCTTCGTTCTACTAATGATTCAAGTTTATCATTACCTTTTGGTGGTAAAACTGTAGTCTTTGGCGGAGATTTCAGGCAAATTCTTCCAGTTATCACAAAAGGGTCTCGACAGGACATTGTTAATGCTTCAATTAACTCTTCTTACCTGTGGCATGAGTGCCAAATTTTGAGCTTAACACAGAATATGAGATTAAGAACTTCAACTGGAATTCACAATAGTGAGGAATTGAAATCGTTTGCAACGTGGATCTTGAATGTAGGTGATGGAAGGCTTGGACAACTAGAAGATGGATGTGGGTTAGTTGACATACCACAAGAACTTTTACTGACAGATTTTAATGACCCAATCCAAGCAATTGTTGAAGCAATTTATACTGACTATCTAAAGGACTATTCAAACATACAACATTTGCAAGGAAGGGCTATCCTTGCGCCAACTATTAGCGTTGTTGAAGAAGTTAATGATTACATGCTCTCTTTGAATAACAATGAAATGAAAAGATACCTAAGTTCAGATTCGCCTTGCTTTAAAGAAGGAGATAATGACACATTAGCTAGCATACACACTCCAGAATTTTTAGCAAGTATAAAATCACCAGGTCTCCCAACCATGAACTCTGTTTTAAAGAAGGTTGTCCTGTAATGTTGATTCGAAATATTGATCATTCAGCCGGTCTGTGTAATGGAACTAGATTGGTTATCACAAGGCTAGGCAACAAAGTAATCGAAGCTAAGGTCTTATCAGGAAGCAATATTGGAGAAAAGGTGTTCATTCCAAGAATGACCTTAACCCCGTCAGATGGAAAATTACCATTCAAATTTCAAAGAAGACAGTTTCCTTTGATGTTATCATATGCAATAACCATAAATAAAAGTCAAGGTCAATCTTTAAATCATGTTGGGTTGCTACTTAAGCAACCTGTTTTTACACATGGACAACTTTATGTAGCTGTTTCAAGAGTTACTAACAAAGATGGACTAAAGATCATAATATCTCATGATCAATCCAACAATTCCACATCAACATATAATGTGGTCTATCAAGAAGTTTTCAGAAATATTTAAACTGGTCTCAATATTCTTCGCTTGGTAAGATATCTCATATTTTTAGCATACTTATATTATATTAACTtctttaaattcaaaatttagaattgTTTTTATCAAATAACTATTTCTTTATGTGATTACTTCAACATAATATTTCTTTATAATAACTACACTTATATTTACACTTTGCAGATTATCCAAGAAGACCCATAATGCAACTGTCATGCTTCCGTTCAAATAGTAACACTCAACTTCCACTTATATCCATGTAGTCGAAACTATGTGTTTTTATTAGAATACTTGACCTGTTTACTATTTGCtgctcattttttttttcatcttatCCCAAACTATATAATGTAGGAGATAAATCATCATTCTGATTTAATTTATAAGACCGCTAACCACTAAATTTTCTCATCGTAATATAAAACAATGATTATATCACAATTTACACATGTTTATGAAATTTATTATACACGTTAAAAACTAAATtacattataaaatatattcGATGAGTATTATTACTTAATGAGTATTATTACTTAaccgcgcgtacgcgcgggtcaTTTGCTAGTTAATATATAATAGGAGAGTAGTAATAGGTTTGTTATTCGACAAGTGTCCAGCTTTAATGATCAACAAGTGGTATGTCTGCACTCATGACAAGTGGTAcactaaaaaaaactaataataataataatcaatataTGATATGATGAAAGATAATCCTACCTAACGAAACAAAAACCTGAAGTTGTCAGTATTCAATACAACAACAGAAATTAGGCGGaatatttgaaattaaaatcaaatttggatTCTTCTCATATTTCACCGGTGGGCGCGTTCTTTCCCTCTTGGATCAGAATTTGAACTTGAGCATTTGAAATTAGGGTAAGAGtgaacaaatttaaaattagaggTTTAAAAATCAAAGCTTTCCTTGATTTCTTTcaatctctctttctcttctttctttctcgCGCTCTCTCTCTGgttgattttcttttattatcttCTTCGTCCATAACGACGACGTGGTAGAAGTACTGGACAAGTCACAGGCAAGAGAGTTGAATATCAAGAAGAGGAGAGGAAGATCTAAGAGACAAGGAGGCGGAGGAGGAGATGCAAGCTTCAGGAGCAGAGGTGAACAGAGCTTTTACGGTGATTTCAGAGGCGGCAGAGTGAGGAAGAAGCAGCACAGCAAAGATAGGATGTTCATCGCACCCCCTTCAAGCAACTTCCTTTCTGTTGCAACGCGTAACTACTCTCCCTCTAACTCTCCCTAAGCTTCCCCTTTTTATGTTAATTATCTCTTCATCTTATACTTTTTTAACAATTCAGGCTTTCATTTACTCCGTTTGAATATCCGGTGTACACAACTGATGGGAGTATATAATAAATTGGGTTTGCAAATTTACTGGTAAGCCATCACAAGTGTTTTTCTTAATCGAAAGTTAATGGGCTGTTATATGATAAATTGGGTTTGCAAATTGGGTGCAGGAACATAATCCCGTGCAAATTGGGTGCAAATTGTGAGTTACTGTAAGCCATCACTCTCTCTCACTTCCGCTGCGTTGACTTGCTATTCCTTTTGCTTTTTCTGCGTTGAGATGCATTTGGTTAAGAAACCTCGAGCTTGAGCTGAATGGTGAATTATAATTGCATGTTTCTTTGTGTATcgttttcttcaattttttagGAAAGAATATTCATGATTGAGGAATCGAactgtgtttttttttttctccaattcttttctgccattaaatattttttttattgaaatacaGCGTCTTGAGTAAAATATTAAGGAAGTTTATACTGTATGAGAAGGACAAGAAACTAGCGTTAAGAGCTTTTCTCACATTGTCGATGATTTGTTTGATTTCCTTCTCTTTTATTTGGTGATATAAGCTTCAGGTTTCTATCAAGCTGGTCTGTGAGTCTGTGACTCGGGTTTTAATAAACTGAAAATTGGAAATTGTAAAGGATATTCATACACATCATTAGAGGAAAACCTAGGGAAAAAGTACGTCTAagtattcaaaaaaaatattgaagtTTGATTATTAAACCGTATTATCATTGTGATTGTTCATCAGCTACTTATTCAATGTAGCTTTATATTGCTATTAGGTTGTGGATGCAATTCAAATatctatacatatatatttttacatgtaaatatataattttttttaatacattaGCCTCaacagaaaaaataattaattgctTTCCTTTACTATAAACTGCAATCAAAAGCCGAAGAACCAACAGTATAATTGTTGATCAGTTTTTAAGGACTGTTTGCTGTGATGTCAATTTTTAATCTCTTGGATATGAGTCTTTCATCTAATATTACTGTGTAAGGCTCTGAACTGATGTATAGATAGTGAAAATTGTTGTATTCCTTAAAACTGTGATTGAATCAGAGTAAAAAAAGCTTTGTTTTTTGAGAATGTTGATGCGATCTATGTATGTTCTCCATGTCTTTTAAATTTTCCATAATTGTTCTGCAGTGTCTGTTGAGGGTCCTTAAAAAGGAGAACTCAATCTTATTAACTGCCTCTTCAGTGTTTCTTCCAATTCACCCAATGATGGTTTCAGTTATTCACACTAGGCTGATAGAGGTAATGTTTGTGAGAACTTTGTCCTTAACTTTTAAATGTTGAATGGTTTAGGGTTTCTTTAAATATAGCATCCATGTGACCAccttaatatttaatataaagaaattaaaaattaattatgggATTAGAATCAATCTTCTTTAATTGTTTTTGTAGCAAAATCTTAATAAATATGATAAACTACATGAACTATATATGAATTATTGAGAATTTCTGATTCGTCCTCTGATCAAATGATATTGGATTTTggataaaatttaatttgtgcATTTGATAGTtgtttatttattctttttgttGTTTGATAGCTTACAAGGCAGCCAGAAGCACCAGATAGGGCAGTGGCTCAATGGCATCTCTGGAAGAGCGTAGTGGCAGAATGGTGTGCCGCACTGGAAGAGGAGATGATTAGGAGATCTTGATGTCAGAAACGGTGGAATGATTCGACAAAAGAGGGAGCACACAGACAAGCTTTTGGTGGTTCGAATTCACTCCCTCAAAGCATCAGAATGAGTTTCCATTAGTGCCTTCTGTAAACTCAGCTTACTCTATCCAGTCAGATGCAGTTGAAAatgaataatatcaaagctCCCTAAAGTACCCTAGCAGACAGGTATTATTCTATCATTTCATTTTTAGattttgattatattttgttatGACTAAAATAACACAGATTTATGCATTTGCACCCACCATCACattgttaaaaatttttcatttgGTATGTCAATCCTCTCGTCACTAACACTTCACATATGCCAATATAAATTTTCTCGAAAGATGTTGAGTTCTTGATTTATTAGCTGGAATTGGTTTGAATAAAAAGgatttgtttttgaaaattctaTAACAGATAATTTTGGAGTAATGAAGATCATCAAGTAATGCAAAAAATAATTCTGTAAGAGAATTTTTTGCTGAAATGTGAACATGAGTTGTGGTGTTGTGCATGTCTTTGGTTTAAGGGAGGCTTACCCTTCAAAAGCAGTGCGAGCTGAGTTACTTTAAGCATACTTTCGAGTACTGGTAAGTGGTAACTAAGCTTTGTCCCTCTCTTTTTCCTTctataagaaaaaattaaagataaaaaaaaacaaacaaagaagGGTCTATTTTGAGCATACTTtcagataagatattttgagcATACTTCAATATCTTGGATTGTTTTTTATGTTACATCATTAATGCTATTAACTATGTTTATATTATATGGATTAATTCTATGGATTACAAGATAAGAAGATTACAATAGGCTAAGGCCATTGAGTTACAAACAAGCTGATGTGTTTCCTTTGTATTTTTCTCTCATCAGCAAGCCCAGTTGTGAGAATGTTTCCAAAAAGGTTCTCTCATCAGTAGGGGTGTGGTCATTAACAAAGGATTATTCATGGGAGACTATTATTTGTCATGATTCTGTTGATGTGAGATGGACAACACTTGGTGATCTCTTAATTAATGGAAAACTTTTGGGATGCTCATACTACCGAAATTTTGTTGTAGTCTGTGTAGCAAATATATCGGTAGGATTATCTTTTTTCAATCTGTTATTTTCAGTGGCAATTTTGAGTTTGAGtgccaaatttttaattttcaatagaGATTTGAGAAATTACATGTGTATTTATAAACTACTCTATGAACTGAGTAAACAAATTGATTTGAGTTTCAaaatgattttgtttttaaaaaattatatgacaTAGAGAAAAGAAAGGATAAAAACATTTCGATGTTATATCCATTTTGTTTTGAATATGCTCCCATCATCACGTTGTTAGCAATTCTTAATTGATCAGTTGGGTTTTAATTAATTGGATCCTAcactaaaatatatttatgcTTTCTTCTTTATTATGAAGTTCGAATATATCTTTTGTTTTGAGTTAACAAACTAAGACtaaattctaatttattttgtgttttgctCTAATAAAAGAATGTAAGTTTAAATATATATGTCAGTAATAAGCTTCAATGGAGAGTTTGGTTCAATGCATATTCATTAAGTACTTCCTCAGATGAATGGCAGAAAAATGTGTTACATGCATATCATTCTGGACTTACTTTCAAATGCTAACACCAACAAAATGTGAGAGATTATAAAATGTttgcaaatattttttttttcaaaaataaaataaattgagcCCTTATATTGAATCCAACCACTATGAGGTTGTGAATATTATATGCATCACTTTTGTATAtggtttttcttttaatatttaaagtGAAAATATATTATGGTGCTTGGTAATTGTCCAGGGAGTTTTCATATTTTTGTAA from Arachis stenosperma cultivar V10309 chromosome 9, arast.V10309.gnm1.PFL2, whole genome shotgun sequence encodes the following:
- the LOC130950047 gene encoding uncharacterized protein LOC130950047: MHGCHGVIGKISPEYVSLDGHLYWINCSADQSSVPESIVIFSIITREINILPIPVQFRSHCHKILSYQEKVCFISYPGSVDNCRVSMWSIERRRNDSFSWKGRLKLQGVKIYDHPRLFIDKDLITLTDESIHTGRPSNEIRIKDQIPHSVTHSKKIILLVDDLLLKYNQFPVHLICAKHCASLKTILFQGCTARESIVTEINNSSQIQRKSTRNRDTSRRIDVTTQHATLSGEHLGKTSSHIQPGTVEEDNSICDDHDETHEDHAEEPHNLPPDTMLQNEREGYLDMGDPDFECEHCGARFCSDKDADKWNVHIVSDIIQMLDTHNVLTKSFRLMRDVLTNNPQTNMRLKLIGKRGRDGRTYNLPSVDEVAGLVVRDFDPHTQGRDIIVETKSGELKRISELHPSYLGLQYPLLFPYGEDGWREKISLNIVNTNPNNESSYVSMRDFFAFRIQHRNLREGVLIYSRRLFQQFIVDAYSMIEASRLKYVYSKQKEFRAEIYKGLKDAILNGKTEASNIGKRIILPATFTGGPRYMIQNYQDAMAICRSIGYPDLFITFTCNPQWEEIKRYCKETNLKPEDRPDVICRLFKAKLEKLIKDIHKNRIFGVSKAVIYTIEFQKRGLPHAHILLFLAAEYKYPSPEDIDKIISAEIPDPLHDPNYYEAVKHFMVHGPCGLAKKNSPCMENGQCIRHFPKKFVDFTTIDQNGYPIYRRRDDNRTIEVSGIELDNRYVVPHNRFLLLKYGAHINVEWCNQSRSIKYLFKYINKGNDRVTASFYSNSAVDRPNFIVDEIKMFYYCRYISPCESAWRIFAYDIHYRKPSVERLSFHLPDEQTVLFEDNDTLQTTVNRAIIKESMFIAWFKANATYESARLLTYNEFPTHFVWKRSIRTWEPRKSAQVIGRLFFVPPSSGELYYLRMLLNIVRGPTSYEDVKTYNGVIYSSFRDACYARGLLDDDQEYVDAIEEASHWGSGHYVRKLFATLLWSNTMVRPEAVWEKSFGLLSDGILHDHITMFNSPDLTLSESELLQLTLIEIEQILNSNGKTLRDFPTMPYPNMENIHLQRRGIMQNKLILDELSYDRVFLAEQHSQYLAQMTSEQKTVYDKIIAVVNSNSGGVFFLYGYGGTGKTFIWKTLSAAIRSKGEIVLTVASSGIASLLLPGGRTAHSRFAIPLTPDEYSTCNIKQGSPLAELISETKLIIWDEAPMMNKFCFEALDRTMRDLLRSTNDSSLSLPFGGKTVVFGGDFRQILPVITKGSRQDIVNASINSSYLWHECQILSLTQNMRLRTSTGIHNSEELKSFATWILNVGDGRLGQLEDGCGLVDIPQELLLTDFNDPIQAIVEAIYTDYLKDYSNIQHLQGRAILAPTISVVEEVNDYMLSLNNNEMKRYLSSDSPCFKEGDNDTLASIHTPEFLATGLCNGTRLVITRLGNKVIEAKVLSGSNIGEKCLLRVLKKENSILLTASSVFLPIHPMMVSVIHTRLIELTRQPEAPDRAVAQWHLWKSVVAEWCAALEEEMIRRS